gtaatgtttatttCAAGTACGGTCCTTACGATGCTATTTATGTTTATAGTTCGGTACCTTTTCTGAAACATATGGGGCATAGTGAAAATATAATTAGGAGTAACATGTTTAACCTGGTGAAGATTGAATGGtgagtggatggtgtgtgtgacctgcgatagattggcagcagtgtattcctgcctctcgcccaatgcacgctgccccccccccacctgcccaggataagtgggtacaGATAATATACAGTATGGATGGATGTGTAACCTGGTGTTCTGCTGCTTCTGTATCTCCTTCAAGCTGTGGCTTTCAAAAATGCCAAACAGTTTGAGCAGGCTAAGGATGCCTACCTGAAGGAAGCCGAATACCACACTGAAAATAAAGCGTATCCTTCCATGTTCTGTGTGCCTAATCGTGCAACTTTAACCAAAACTGTGCTCCTACAAAACTAACCAGCCCTGGTTCACTAGCTGTATGTGGCTCAACAGAGGATGCCCCTGCTGCAGACTTGCCAATTTCAGTGTGAGGATTTGTTATGGTGTGATTTGTACAACCACCACCAAAATTTGAGGTGGATTAGAATTCAGATGgtcatttgcacaaaaaaagtgtAAAGCACTTCTGGGTACATGTGGTGGTTAAATTAAACATTGGTAATAACTGAAGATCTGCACTTTCTGTACATTTGCCTTCTCAATTATATTATTACTAATAGTGTGTTTATTTATACCACGCTCAAGGTTCATTGGGaacatttgtgcatttataaTAGTTATGTACTTAACTTTATTCTTTACAGTTTATTCCATGCTGCTAAGTAAGTATCAACTCTGCACATCAGTCACAGAACATTAATACTTAATGCTGTTTGTTGCAAGTTTTAAGCATATTATGCTTTCTTGCAGGGCACTTGAACAAGCAGGTATGATGATGAAGGTGAGTTATGttgcagatattttttcttgatgttCAATATTGATATCTGGGATGACTATCAATAAtgcatgtgtaagtgtactTTTATTAAGAGTCCCATTGTCAGTGGGAAAGCTGCAGTAAACAGTGTGGCTGCATCTGTGTAGGATGGAATGGAAATTCCTGATGAAAAGAGAATGAGAATTATACTGGCTGTGTATGGAGAGAGTGATGTTTAACTCATCAGACATTCTGCCAGTCATCCTCTCAGCCAATGGCATTGAGCTTCTGTGAGAATTCTGCATGATTACAACCCTTCCAAAGGTGTACCGGATTGATACAACACCTTTCTAAATGCAATGTGCTCACCACagtcaattcagttcagttcaattcaattcaattttatttgtatagcgctatttacagagaactgtcacaaagacactttacagagtagcaacaGTCTTATGACCAGAAGTGATGGTAGCAGTGTGATGGTGTAGGTGAGGCTCATACCTGTGGGGCCCCTGCAGCAGGGAGGTGGTGTAGGTGAGGCTCATACCTGTGGGTTCTCTGCAGGATATGAAACGCATGCCAGAAGCCGTGCAGTACATAGAGAAAGCCAGTATGATGTATGTGGAGAATGGAACCCCAGACACCGCAGCGATGGCTCTGGATCGGGCTGGAAAGTACGTTCATCTGTTTATGACCTCATCCTTCCCCACATAGATTAATAAAGAGGGGAATTGATGTTTTATGTGGCTGAAGTTTTAACTTATAATTATCATTTAGTATgcataacatttcatttatataaatgtaaaaatagattCAACTGGTAACTGAGGCCTTTGTAACCTTGAGGGAGGTGCTGAACCTGGTGCTGTGGCTTGTGTCCATTGTCTCAGGCTCGTAGAACCTACAAATGTAGCGCAAGCTGTGGATCTCTACCAGAAGGCTGCTTCTGTGTTTGAGGTGAGTTGGGCGTTGCATGAAAGAAGATGAAAAAAGATGACAGTTTGTAATTGCAGCTACTAATTCAACCTGCTTGTATGGCAATTTCTATAGAAGATTTTGCTGCAGTTAAATGAGTTTTGTTTtggtaattaaatgaaatgcagcCACTGTGTTACTGATGATAATCGAATCGATAAACGGTGGTTTGGCAGCCTGGGATTTGATGTTTtatgcgtctgcgtgtgtgtgtgtgtgtgtgtgtgtgtgtgtgtgtgcgcgtgtgtgcacgtgtgtgtgcgtgtgtgtgcacgtgcatgtgtgcatgtgtgcacagaaTGAGGACCGTCTGCGACAGGCTGCTGAGCTCTTGGGGAAGGCCTCAAGACTCCTGGTTAGACTACGCAGGTACACCACAGCTCTCCTCCTGTTTAAAAACGTAGCTCCTTCCTCAGTGTcgaaccccgcccaccccaccagcTCACACATTGACTTCTCTCCTCAGTAACTGTGGCTTGTTTCCATCAGACTCGATGAAGCTGCCGTTTCCATTCAGAAGGAGAAGAATATGTACAAAGAGATAGAGAACTACCCTACATGCTTTAAGGTATGAGCCAGTTTGGAATGGcaggaaatgtttcatcatttcTGTCAGATTTCAGAATACAGCTTATGCATAATGACATTTTACATCAGTCAGAGGGTGCTCACTCAAAAACTCAGTGATTTCACTAGTTACTTTTGCTTTGAATTGATATTGCAGCTGTTCAGTACAACAGGACTTTTATCACCCAGATGGATGTTTTCAGCATgacttcattttgtttgttttagaaaaCAATTGCGCAGGTGCTGGTACATCTTCACAGAAATGACTTTGTCGCTGCAGATAAGTGTGTCAGAGAGACTTACAGGTATGTTGTTCAAAAGACACCTCCACATGCACTgttagaaatgaaaatgaaatcagatAAAATTAGAAATGAGAATGTTTTGACATGTTTTGACTTATTTTGACTTATGTATGTTTTGACATTCTTTTGATGTTTTGttagctgtacaaaatgaattactttgttttttattcttccaGTATCCCAGGGTTCAGTGGGAGTGAGGACTGTGTTGCTCTGGAGCAGTTATTGCAGGGGTATGATGAACAAGATGAGGACCAAGCATATCGTGTCTGTAACTCCGCTCTATTCAAGTACATGGACAACGACGTGAGTATTTTAGAAAAGTGCTAAAAGCATTTTTGTGGCCCTCTGTATGCGCAACATtgacaattaaataatttgaatatgtAGTAAATATAGGAACACTGTGCAGTATTGGGTTCTGACTGAGGGGAAGAGCTGAGTGCAGCATTGGGTTCTGGGGGTAGAACACTGCAGTATTGGGTTCTgggtgagggcgggggggtgggctcTATGCAGTATTTGGTTCTGGGGAGCTACAGCTTTGTGCAGTATTGGGTTTTGAGGGGGGTAGTGTACTGTACAGTTCTGggttctgggggggggtggtggtagaGCACTGTTCAGTACTGTGTTCTGGGTGGGCAGGGTAGATCACTGTGCAGTATTGGGTGGGTTCTGAGGGCTGGGGTGCCAGCATTAATGACCCCTCATCCTGTTTTCCCAGTATGCCAAGCTGGCTATCAGTCTCAGAGTCCCTGGAGgtggaaagaagaagaaatccCCCACCGCTCCACAGGGGGGAGCTGGAGGTGCAGCTGAAGAGGATGATGATTATGAGGGAGGTCTGTGTTAACCACAGAACCATAAACCCTAAAACCCCAGTCACACAGTACCCATCCTGTATGAGAGGCGGAGCCCTGTTAGTTATACTGTCCCCTCCCATTTAGGCCTCCTTAAGGGAGTTCCCTTAATATAGAAAACAGTGTATTTCCTGCTATCTGTACAGTATTAGGCATTATTGTATTGCTATTTATTTGATTATCAGTCTTGTTCCAACTTGTTTTGGAGAAAATAGGCAAAACGTGTGTAATATATGAGAGTTATTTATTAACAGTATCAGGGGAGTTTGAAGAGACCCTTTAACCTTGTGTAGGCAATCTCCATTTGTCTACCTCAGGATTGCTGTCCAGCAGGTAGGACAGACATACAGAAAGACTGATGTTAGTCAATGACATCAAAAAAACGC
This region of Anguilla rostrata isolate EN2019 chromosome 8, ASM1855537v3, whole genome shotgun sequence genomic DNA includes:
- the napgb gene encoding N-ethylmaleimide-sensitive factor attachment protein, gamma b, producing MAAQKINEAHEHIAKAEKCLKTSLTKWKPDFDSAASEYAKAAVAFKNAKQFEQAKDAYLKEAEYHTENKALFHAAKALEQAGMMMKDMKRMPEAVQYIEKASMMYVENGTPDTAAMALDRAGKLVEPTNVAQAVDLYQKAASVFENEDRLRQAAELLGKASRLLVRLRRLDEAAVSIQKEKNMYKEIENYPTCFKKTIAQVLVHLHRNDFVAADKCVRETYSIPGFSGSEDCVALEQLLQGYDEQDEDQAYRVCNSALFKYMDNDYAKLAISLRVPGGGKKKKSPTAPQGGAGGAAEEDDDYEGGLC